The following are from one region of the Sphingobium sp. TKS genome:
- a CDS encoding FAD/NAD(P)-binding protein, with the protein MLKVDHAAIIGGGFSGTLLAINLLRHGTLRVTMLERQGDRLGRGLAYGAAQAGHILNVRAANMSALPDSPDHFTDWLKQEGLGQEGSFATRRDYGAYLCAMLDKVRGQASDRLTIVTDEAVDLSLRDDGVHIDLRSGGGVDADIVALAPGNLPPHDLPAFAGLSGHSASYVDDPWAASIAEGLGPSDRVLLLGSGLTAVDCALSLDSAGFRGRIVALSRRGLAPQSHAPAAHYTARSDRPRGAASTLVRTLRSRSAEIGWRNAVDELRRFTQDMWRAASAEERSRFLRHLRPYWDVHRHRLAPQVAARLAAMQAEGRLEIHAAKVVEAVPHGRTLHVHLRRRGQDERETLPFARVVNCTGPLGDLRRTDDPLLRQLAIRGDIRPDPLAIGIDVDRQCHAIARNGSAQQRLFVVGPMTRGAHWEIVAVPDIRRQVWELAREITGAHWVEAEGL; encoded by the coding sequence ATGCTGAAGGTCGATCATGCCGCCATCATCGGGGGCGGGTTCAGCGGCACGCTGCTGGCCATCAACCTGCTTCGGCATGGCACGCTGCGGGTGACGATGCTGGAGCGCCAGGGCGACCGCCTGGGCCGGGGTCTGGCCTATGGCGCCGCGCAGGCCGGCCATATCCTCAACGTGCGCGCCGCCAATATGAGCGCGCTGCCCGACAGCCCGGATCATTTCACCGACTGGCTGAAACAGGAAGGGCTGGGGCAGGAAGGCAGCTTTGCCACGCGGCGCGACTATGGCGCCTATCTCTGCGCGATGCTGGACAAGGTGCGGGGACAGGCCAGCGACAGGCTGACCATCGTGACGGATGAAGCGGTCGATCTGAGTCTGCGCGACGACGGCGTCCATATCGACCTGCGGTCAGGCGGTGGGGTGGATGCCGACATCGTCGCACTGGCGCCCGGCAATCTACCGCCCCATGACCTGCCCGCCTTTGCCGGCCTGTCCGGCCATAGCGCATCCTATGTCGACGATCCCTGGGCCGCATCCATTGCCGAAGGATTGGGACCGAGCGATCGGGTTCTGCTGCTCGGCAGCGGGCTGACCGCCGTAGACTGCGCGCTCAGCCTGGACAGCGCCGGCTTTCGGGGACGGATCGTCGCACTTTCCCGCCGTGGATTGGCCCCGCAAAGCCATGCTCCGGCAGCGCACTACACAGCCCGCAGCGACCGTCCGAGGGGCGCCGCCTCAACGCTGGTTCGCACGCTGCGCAGCCGCAGCGCGGAGATCGGCTGGCGCAACGCCGTCGATGAACTTCGCCGCTTCACCCAGGATATGTGGCGCGCCGCCAGCGCGGAAGAACGCAGTCGCTTCCTGCGCCATTTGCGTCCCTATTGGGATGTGCACCGCCACCGCCTCGCCCCGCAGGTCGCCGCAAGACTTGCGGCGATGCAGGCGGAAGGGCGGCTGGAAATCCATGCCGCCAAGGTGGTGGAGGCCGTTCCCCACGGCCGCACGCTTCACGTCCATCTGCGCAGGCGCGGACAGGACGAGAGGGAGACCCTGCCCTTCGCCCGGGTCGTCAATTGCACAGGCCCGCTGGGCGACCTGCGGCGCACCGACGATCCGCTGCTGCGTCAGTTGGCGATTCGCGGCGACATCCGGCCCGATCCGCTGGCGATCGGCATCGATGTCGACCGGCAATGCCACGCCATCGCCCGCAACGGATCGGCCCAACAGCGGCTGTTCGTGGTCGGACCGATGACGCGTGGCGCGCATTGGGAAATCGTCGCCGTTCCCGACATCCGCCGTCAGGTCTGGGAACTGGCGCGGGAAATCACCGGCGCTCATTGGGTCGAGGCCGAAGGATTGTGA
- a CDS encoding nuclear transport factor 2 family protein, translating into MTTSPDLAIRLRRADFNRALAEADLNAIGPLLALHAVLVTGTDSAVISGRKAQLQAWKREFSAAERTLYIRTPDSIVASTVEPIALEHGRWQGVAAGAGRLVASGSYSAKWRQAGADWVIEAEIYLTLA; encoded by the coding sequence ATGACGACATCCCCCGACCTTGCCATTCGCCTGCGCCGCGCCGATTTCAACCGCGCTCTGGCCGAGGCGGACCTGAATGCCATCGGGCCGCTGCTTGCCCTCCATGCCGTTCTCGTCACCGGGACGGACAGCGCCGTCATCTCCGGCCGCAAGGCGCAGCTTCAGGCGTGGAAACGGGAATTCAGCGCGGCGGAGCGAACCCTCTATATCCGCACGCCCGACAGCATCGTCGCCTCGACGGTCGAGCCCATCGCGCTGGAACATGGCCGCTGGCAGGGCGTGGCCGCCGGGGCGGGTCGCCTTGTCGCATCGGGCAGCTATAGCGCCAAATGGCGGCAGGCCGGTGCGGATTGGGTCATCGAAGCGGAAATCTACCTGACCCTCGCCTGA